A genomic window from Exiguobacterium acetylicum DSM 20416 includes:
- a CDS encoding leucyl aminopeptidase translates to MQTNQSVDVLVVGISGNQPLDERLQALYGDKLEEWVRQGDISTKRGELRLLPTLSGDVARVLFVGLGKVDQLSQDDLRRLLGKAAQHVKARRLEHVTVDATTFPGQPVELIAETFTLATYEVKHYKTSPSKAYTLQLTVLPEEEEAVRRGTVLAEATNLARRLVTMPGNLLTAPALADEARFIAERHGHDLRIIDKEEMEALGMGALLAVNQGSVIPPKLIVLEYKGSAEAPIAVVGKGVTFDTGGYSIKPKDGIVGMKGDMGGAAAVLGLFEALGQLKPDVHVIGVIPATDNMISGDAFKPDDVITSMAGKTIEVLNTDAEGRLVLADAVTYVKEYQPKAIIDLATLTGGVLVALGTEITGALTNDASLYERFEQVTKETNEMIWQMPYVDAFIKQVRRSEVADLNNSPGRMGHMIFGGAFVGEFVGDTPWLHLDIAGTSEQNQASEIGPKGATGVMVRSLYRFVEQEK, encoded by the coding sequence ATGCAAACGAATCAATCCGTAGATGTACTCGTTGTCGGGATTTCAGGAAATCAACCGCTCGATGAACGGTTACAGGCACTGTATGGTGACAAATTAGAAGAGTGGGTCCGTCAAGGTGATATCTCAACGAAACGCGGAGAACTCCGACTGTTGCCGACATTATCGGGAGACGTGGCACGTGTCTTGTTCGTCGGCCTCGGGAAAGTCGATCAGCTTTCGCAAGATGATTTGCGTCGCTTACTCGGAAAAGCAGCACAACATGTTAAAGCACGTCGCTTAGAACATGTCACAGTTGATGCGACGACATTCCCAGGACAACCGGTCGAACTGATTGCCGAGACATTTACCCTCGCTACATATGAGGTCAAGCATTATAAGACGTCGCCTTCTAAAGCATATACGTTACAACTGACGGTCTTACCTGAAGAGGAAGAAGCAGTACGCCGCGGGACAGTCTTGGCTGAAGCGACGAACTTAGCGCGTCGTCTCGTAACGATGCCAGGGAATCTCTTGACAGCGCCAGCACTTGCGGACGAAGCCCGTTTCATCGCGGAGCGTCATGGGCATGATCTCCGGATCATCGATAAGGAAGAGATGGAAGCACTCGGGATGGGCGCCTTGCTTGCGGTCAACCAAGGATCCGTCATTCCACCGAAATTGATCGTCCTTGAATATAAAGGTTCAGCAGAAGCACCAATCGCGGTCGTCGGAAAAGGCGTCACATTCGATACAGGTGGTTATTCCATCAAACCGAAAGACGGAATCGTCGGAATGAAAGGCGACATGGGGGGAGCAGCAGCGGTTCTCGGTCTGTTCGAAGCACTCGGTCAGCTGAAGCCAGATGTTCACGTCATCGGTGTCATTCCAGCAACAGACAACATGATTTCCGGGGATGCCTTCAAGCCGGACGACGTCATCACATCGATGGCAGGAAAAACGATTGAGGTCTTGAACACGGATGCGGAAGGACGGCTTGTCCTCGCAGATGCGGTCACGTACGTCAAAGAGTATCAGCCAAAAGCGATCATTGATCTTGCGACTTTGACAGGTGGTGTCCTTGTTGCGCTTGGAACAGAGATCACGGGTGCGTTGACGAATGATGCGTCACTTTACGAACGGTTTGAACAGGTGACGAAAGAGACGAATGAGATGATTTGGCAAATGCCGTATGTCGATGCCTTCATTAAACAAGTCCGCCGTTCGGAAGTCGCAGACTTGAACAACTCACCGGGACGCATGGGACACATGATCTTCGGTGGTGCGTTCGTCGGTGAATTCGTCGGTGATACACCATGGTTACATCTCGATATCGCAGGAACGTCGGAACAGAATCAAGCGTCCGAGATCGGTCCTAAAGGAGCAACGGGCGTTATGGTCCGTAGTCTGTACCGGTTCGTCGAGCAAGAAAAATGA
- the ptsG gene encoding glucose-specific PTS transporter subunit IIBC, with the protein MWKNVFGVLQRIGKALMLPVAILPAAGLLLAFGTAFQNPNLTQYLPFLENDSLVVIWRVMQDAGDIIFANLGLLFAVGVAIGLANGEGVAGLAAIVGFLIMNKVISSFLQITPEKITEAQKASDLSYATVLGIPTLQMGVFGGIIAGLIAAYSYNKFFKIKLPDFLGFFAGKRFVPIATALFSLVAGFALSYIWPPIGSGINTFSKTIIEANEPLSAFIFGLVERSLIPFGLHHIWYSSFWFQFGEYTDKAGTIINGDQRIFFAQLKDGVPFTAGTYMTGKYPFMMFGLPAACLAMYHTVAKDRRKAVEGLYFSAALTSFLTGITEPVEFSFVFVAPLLFAVHAVFAGLSFMIMDLLNVKIGMTFSGGLIDYTLFGILPNRTSWWLVIPVGLVFAVIYYFGFRFVITKFDLKIPGREAIKEGAATSTAKAGDLPYEILQAFGGPSNIKHLDACITRLRITVNDKSGVNKDRLKELGAAGVLEVGDNVQAIFGPKSDGIKTEMADIMKDPNYKPKETPEADPIPQVPTGDEARTSGAGTADAGPLAGDRGGAYVPEDGYVAPLSGIIRSLDDVPDQVFSGRMMGDGYAIEPTEGYVVSPVSGEITTFFPTKHAIGILADNGDEILIHIGIDTVSLEGKGFEALAKAGDRVEPGTPLLNVDLEQVRSLVPSLLTPIIVTNSGDRKVDVDVGRTVEAGEAISYRVE; encoded by the coding sequence ATGTGGAAAAACGTGTTTGGTGTCTTACAGCGGATCGGTAAGGCCCTGATGTTACCGGTAGCGATTTTACCGGCAGCGGGGTTATTGCTCGCGTTCGGGACAGCGTTTCAAAACCCGAACTTGACGCAATATTTACCGTTCCTCGAGAACGATTCGCTAGTCGTCATCTGGCGAGTCATGCAGGATGCGGGTGATATCATCTTTGCGAACCTCGGATTACTGTTTGCCGTCGGGGTCGCGATTGGTCTTGCGAATGGGGAAGGAGTTGCCGGTCTAGCAGCGATCGTCGGTTTCTTGATCATGAACAAGGTCATCAGTTCGTTCTTACAGATCACACCAGAAAAAATCACGGAAGCACAGAAGGCGAGTGACTTGTCGTATGCGACGGTCCTCGGGATACCGACCTTGCAAATGGGGGTATTCGGAGGGATCATTGCCGGTTTGATAGCAGCGTACAGTTATAATAAATTCTTTAAAATCAAACTGCCTGATTTCCTCGGATTCTTCGCAGGGAAACGTTTTGTTCCAATTGCAACTGCCTTATTCAGTCTTGTCGCCGGGTTTGCCTTATCGTATATTTGGCCACCGATCGGCAGTGGAATCAACACATTCTCGAAAACAATTATCGAAGCGAACGAACCGTTGTCTGCCTTTATCTTTGGACTCGTCGAACGTTCGTTGATTCCGTTTGGTCTTCACCATATCTGGTACTCAAGCTTCTGGTTCCAGTTCGGGGAATATACGGATAAAGCAGGAACGATCATTAATGGGGATCAGCGGATCTTCTTTGCACAGTTGAAGGACGGTGTACCATTCACGGCAGGGACATATATGACCGGGAAATACCCATTCATGATGTTCGGTCTGCCAGCAGCCTGTCTTGCGATGTACCATACGGTCGCAAAAGATCGTCGTAAAGCCGTCGAAGGTCTCTACTTCTCAGCGGCGTTGACTTCTTTCCTGACTGGTATCACGGAGCCAGTCGAGTTCTCCTTCGTATTCGTCGCACCACTCTTGTTTGCCGTTCACGCTGTCTTTGCAGGTCTTTCATTCATGATCATGGATCTACTGAACGTCAAGATCGGGATGACGTTCTCCGGTGGATTGATTGACTACACGTTATTCGGGATTCTACCGAACCGAACCTCGTGGTGGCTCGTCATTCCAGTCGGTCTTGTCTTCGCCGTCATCTATTACTTCGGATTCCGCTTCGTCATTACGAAGTTTGATTTGAAGATTCCAGGACGCGAAGCGATTAAAGAGGGTGCCGCTACCTCAACGGCAAAAGCAGGCGATCTACCGTATGAAATTCTACAAGCATTCGGTGGTCCATCAAACATTAAACATTTAGATGCTTGTATCACGCGTTTACGGATTACGGTTAATGATAAATCAGGTGTCAACAAGGATCGTTTGAAAGAGCTCGGTGCTGCCGGTGTTCTTGAAGTCGGAGATAACGTCCAGGCCATCTTTGGACCGAAATCCGATGGAATCAAGACCGAAATGGCAGATATCATGAAAGATCCAAATTATAAACCGAAAGAGACACCAGAAGCCGATCCAATTCCACAAGTACCAACGGGAGACGAAGCACGGACTTCTGGAGCTGGTACAGCAGATGCCGGTCCACTCGCTGGGGATCGTGGTGGGGCTTACGTGCCTGAAGATGGATATGTCGCACCATTAAGCGGTATCATTCGTTCTCTCGATGATGTACCGGACCAAGTGTTCTCCGGTCGCATGATGGGTGACGGATATGCAATCGAACCAACGGAAGGATATGTCGTCTCTCCAGTCTCTGGTGAGATCACGACGTTCTTCCCGACGAAACACGCGATCGGTATTCTTGCGGATAATGGAGATGAAATCTTGATTCACATCGGTATTGATACGGTGTCACTCGAAGGAAAAGGGTTCGAGGCGTTGGCGAAAGCCGGCGATCGTGTCGAACCGGGGACACCACTCCTCAATGTGGATCTTGAACAAGTACGATCACTCGTACCATCATTACTGACACCAATCATCGTCACGAATAGTGGGGATCGAAAAGTTGATGTTGATGTCGGACGGACGGTCGAAGCCGGAGAAGCAATTTCGTATCGTGTAGAGTAA
- a CDS encoding MDR family MFS transporter — protein MSSTTTKTNTTPVVIGLLIGILVAAMDNTIVATAMPTIVSELNGFDQYAWVTSAYMIATVAGMPIFGKLSDMYGRKRFFLFGMLLFMVGSILCGMADSIIELSAYRALQGLGGGALMPIAFTIIFDIFPPEKRGKVSGLFGAVFGISSIFGPLLGAVLTDSLDWRWVFYINIPLGLIALGLVTVFYQESPVHRTQKIDYVGAFTLVAGLVLFLLALEMGGKEYAWSSPQILGLFGAALVAFVAFAFAERRAADPVITFSLFRRRLFAATQGVAFFYGFVFISASVFIPIFVQGVFGGSATNSGLILMPMLIASVVSAQLGGQLPNKFGFRNIMIVSAVFFLLGVYLLSTMTLETSRTAVTIYMIILGFGVGFSFSLLNLASINGIEMQRRGAATSMGSTFRTIGMTLGVTVLGIIQSRTFTSAVSDRLPQGGVPSGGQFPTADAFAKMPPEVATAIKTSLAESISTVYFWALIPAVLGVIFIFLMGNERPILSEQATPAKKKQAQ, from the coding sequence ATGTCTTCGACTACAACAAAAACGAATACGACACCTGTCGTCATCGGATTATTGATTGGGATTTTAGTCGCAGCAATGGATAACACGATCGTTGCGACAGCGATGCCAACGATCGTCAGCGAACTGAATGGTTTTGATCAGTACGCATGGGTCACATCTGCTTACATGATTGCAACCGTTGCCGGAATGCCGATCTTCGGTAAACTGAGTGATATGTATGGAAGAAAACGCTTCTTCCTCTTTGGGATGCTTCTCTTCATGGTAGGGAGTATCTTGTGTGGGATGGCGGATTCTATCATTGAATTGTCTGCGTATCGTGCCTTGCAAGGGCTCGGTGGAGGGGCGTTGATGCCGATTGCTTTTACGATCATCTTTGATATCTTCCCACCGGAAAAACGGGGGAAGGTCAGTGGCTTGTTCGGTGCGGTCTTCGGAATCTCTAGTATCTTCGGACCGTTGCTTGGTGCCGTATTGACGGATTCCCTCGACTGGCGCTGGGTATTCTATATCAATATCCCACTCGGCTTGATTGCACTTGGTCTCGTAACGGTCTTCTATCAGGAATCACCGGTGCACCGGACACAGAAAATCGACTACGTCGGTGCCTTTACGCTTGTCGCCGGATTGGTATTATTCTTACTCGCGCTCGAAATGGGTGGAAAAGAGTATGCGTGGTCTTCGCCACAAATTCTTGGTCTGTTCGGAGCAGCACTTGTCGCGTTCGTTGCTTTTGCGTTCGCAGAACGCCGGGCCGCGGATCCCGTTATTACGTTCAGTCTATTCCGCCGTCGCTTATTTGCGGCAACACAAGGCGTGGCGTTCTTTTACGGATTCGTCTTTATCTCGGCCAGTGTATTCATTCCAATCTTCGTGCAAGGTGTCTTTGGTGGCAGTGCGACGAATTCTGGTCTAATCCTGATGCCGATGCTGATTGCATCAGTCGTCTCGGCACAGCTCGGCGGGCAATTGCCGAATAAGTTCGGTTTCCGCAACATCATGATCGTCTCGGCTGTCTTTTTCTTACTCGGTGTCTATCTCCTCAGTACGATGACGCTTGAGACATCGCGGACAGCGGTAACGATTTATATGATCATTCTCGGCTTCGGTGTTGGATTCAGTTTCTCTCTGTTGAATCTAGCGAGTATCAATGGCATCGAGATGCAACGTCGTGGCGCAGCGACCTCGATGGGCTCGACATTCCGGACAATCGGGATGACGCTTGGTGTCACAGTCCTCGGAATCATCCAATCGCGGACGTTCACATCGGCTGTCTCCGATCGGTTACCTCAAGGCGGAGTGCCGTCGGGTGGACAGTTCCCAACGGCTGATGCGTTTGCGAAGATGCCACCAGAAGTCGCGACAGCAATCAAGACGTCGCTTGCAGAATCGATCTCAACCGTCTATTTCTGGGCACTGATTCCAGCAGTGCTTGGTGTCATCTTTATCTTCTTGATGGGGAACGAGCGTCCGATTTTATCGGAACAAGCAACGCCAGCGAAGAAGAAACAAGCTCAATAA
- the ptsP gene encoding phosphoenolpyruvate--protein phosphotransferase yields MAQHIKGIGASAGIAIAKAFVMETPVFEIPSHKIEDAAAEKERFQAAIAKSKTELEVIRENTLQELGPDKAEIFSAHLLILEDPEIVSQVNAKIEDEQANAAKALDEVANMMVMIFESMDNEYMRERAADVRDVTKRTMAHLLGITFVTPAQINEEVIIIAEDLTPSDTAQLNRKYAKGFATNIGGRTSHSAIMSRSLEIPAVVGTKVVLTDVKHGDLLILDGAEGDVIVNPSEEQVAEYEAKRAAYIAQKEEWKKLKNKKTMTADGHHVELAANIGTPNDVKGVLENGAEAVGLYRTEFLYMDAETFPTEDEQFTAYKTVLESMGDKKVVIRTLDIGGDKELSYLDLPHEMNPFLGYRAIRLCLDQTDLFRTQLRALLRASAYGKLAVMFPMIATIEEFRAAKALLLEEKANLQAEGVTVSEDIEVGMMVEIPATAVMARQFAKEVDFFSVGTNDLIQYTMAADRMNEKVSYLYQPFNPAILNLLNNVITEAHKAGKWVGMCGEMAGEELALPILLGLGLDEFSMSASSVLRARSLMTRLNKSECEAIVEQVLDMDTAEEVVDFLSTTFDIKK; encoded by the coding sequence ATGGCACAACATATCAAGGGAATTGGCGCTTCTGCAGGGATCGCGATTGCAAAGGCATTCGTGATGGAAACACCGGTCTTTGAGATTCCATCGCACAAAATCGAGGATGCAGCTGCGGAAAAAGAACGTTTCCAAGCAGCGATCGCAAAATCGAAGACGGAACTCGAAGTCATTCGTGAAAATACCTTACAAGAATTAGGTCCAGATAAAGCGGAGATCTTCTCGGCTCACCTTCTCATCTTAGAAGATCCGGAAATCGTCAGTCAGGTGAACGCAAAAATCGAGGATGAGCAAGCAAATGCTGCAAAAGCACTCGATGAAGTCGCAAACATGATGGTCATGATTTTCGAATCAATGGATAACGAATACATGCGCGAACGTGCAGCAGACGTTCGTGATGTCACGAAACGGACGATGGCTCACCTTCTCGGTATCACGTTCGTCACTCCAGCTCAAATCAACGAAGAAGTCATCATCATCGCAGAAGACTTGACTCCTTCAGATACAGCTCAATTGAACCGTAAATATGCTAAAGGTTTCGCAACGAACATTGGTGGCCGGACATCGCACTCTGCCATCATGTCACGTTCACTCGAAATCCCAGCAGTCGTCGGAACAAAAGTTGTTTTAACGGACGTTAAACACGGCGACCTTCTCATCCTTGATGGTGCTGAAGGTGACGTCATCGTCAACCCAAGCGAAGAGCAAGTAGCTGAGTATGAAGCAAAACGCGCAGCATACATCGCACAAAAAGAAGAGTGGAAAAAACTCAAGAACAAAAAAACAATGACGGCTGACGGTCATCACGTCGAGCTCGCTGCAAACATCGGTACACCAAACGATGTCAAAGGCGTTCTTGAGAACGGTGCAGAAGCAGTCGGTCTCTACCGTACGGAATTCCTCTACATGGATGCAGAGACATTCCCAACGGAAGACGAGCAGTTCACAGCTTACAAAACAGTTCTCGAATCAATGGGCGATAAAAAAGTCGTCATCCGGACACTCGATATCGGTGGCGATAAAGAATTGTCGTACCTTGATCTCCCACACGAGATGAACCCGTTCCTCGGTTACCGTGCGATCCGTCTCTGTCTCGATCAAACAGACTTGTTCCGTACGCAATTACGCGCACTTCTTCGTGCGAGCGCATACGGTAAACTTGCTGTCATGTTCCCGATGATCGCAACGATCGAAGAGTTCCGTGCTGCAAAAGCACTTCTCCTTGAAGAAAAAGCAAACCTCCAAGCTGAAGGCGTCACTGTATCGGAAGACATCGAAGTCGGTATGATGGTCGAAATCCCAGCAACAGCGGTCATGGCTCGTCAGTTCGCAAAAGAAGTCGATTTCTTCTCAGTCGGAACGAACGATTTGATTCAATACACGATGGCAGCAGACCGGATGAACGAAAAAGTATCATACCTGTACCAACCGTTCAACCCAGCGATCTTGAACCTTTTGAACAACGTCATCACTGAAGCACACAAAGCAGGCAAATGGGTCGGCATGTGTGGTGAGATGGCAGGAGAAGAATTGGCACTCCCGATCCTTCTTGGTCTTGGTCTTGATGAGTTCTCGATGTCAGCATCATCTGTCCTTCGCGCACGCAGCTTGATGACACGCCTCAACAAATCAGAGTGTGAAGCAATCGTCGAGCAAGTACTCGATATGGATACGGCAGAAGAAGTCGTTGACTTCCTCAGCACGACATTCGACATCAAAAAATAA
- a CDS encoding DUF429 domain-containing protein, whose amino-acid sequence MHVIGIDAAKAGWVVVVYENGRYTGSVEPTLANIPRADRIWIDMPIGLTEGRRETDQLLRQELRPGRTSSVFNAPFLSALTASTYMEANDLAKQHAGIGLSKQAWYLLPKIREVRSVYRTEMIEAHPEVCFARLAGHPARFSKKTMEGVAERIELLERFDCPPLWEQRQPHVAIDDWLDACLLATGARFPCDYLPASRPVDTEGYPLHAAVPKKSPSPKWCG is encoded by the coding sequence ATGCACGTCATCGGGATTGATGCAGCAAAGGCGGGGTGGGTCGTCGTTGTGTACGAAAACGGTCGTTACACGGGATCGGTCGAACCGACGCTTGCAAATATTCCTAGAGCTGACCGGATTTGGATCGACATGCCGATTGGTTTAACGGAAGGACGACGCGAAACGGATCAGTTATTGCGACAGGAACTACGACCTGGGCGGACGAGCAGTGTCTTTAATGCACCGTTCCTTAGTGCGCTGACAGCTTCTACCTATATGGAAGCAAATGATTTAGCCAAACAACATGCGGGGATCGGGCTTTCGAAACAAGCCTGGTACCTATTACCGAAAATCCGAGAAGTCCGCAGCGTATATCGAACGGAGATGATCGAAGCACATCCGGAAGTCTGTTTCGCGCGACTCGCCGGTCATCCGGCACGCTTTTCAAAGAAGACGATGGAAGGCGTCGCGGAACGGATTGAATTGCTCGAGCGTTTTGATTGCCCTCCGCTTTGGGAACAGCGTCAGCCGCATGTTGCGATCGATGATTGGCTCGACGCTTGTCTGCTTGCGACAGGTGCCCGTTTTCCATGTGATTACTTGCCGGCGAGTCGACCAGTGGATACGGAAGGATATCCGTTACATGCGGCTGTACCAAAAAAATCACCCTCACCGAAATGGTGTGGGTGA